The Styela clava chromosome 11, kaStyClav1.hap1.2, whole genome shotgun sequence genome includes the window aacgaattttgcatatgctattcctaacccccacctgactatgccatccaaaaattacgtcactacgacgtcaccatcatgTCATaaggattgccaaagtataattatgatcgcccgaaatgtcatctgcgccgccgataacgaacttgctaaagccggcgatctctctcctatcgtgatcgttgtgacgagaaaacgagagaaattgcttgctcgatttcggatgatcgtctgcgcgttttggacgaccatccgcatacttcggtgggccttattacgccactgtgacgtcgaaatgacgtaatttttcggtgatgtagtcaggtgggggttgggatttacatatgcaaaaattgttgagccaggtcaactagaagtacatgtggtactaaactataccagacccaaaaCTTTgtgtctcatgtagtttcttacctaacatacttctagtgggcgtagcatgacaatttttttacgtattaatcctaacccccacctgactacaccatccaaaaattacgtcattacgacgtcacagtgacgtaatagagcccttcaaactatacgaactgccatccaagacgcgcaaacgagcacccgaaatcgaacagttagttttctcgtcgcaaagattccaataggagagagaccgataacgtcagtcagttctttatcgtcggcgccaatgccatttcggtcgatcgtgcgtatgtttggcaagctctatgacgtgattgtgatgtcgtagtgatttaatttttggatggcgtaatcagatgggggttaggattgacatatcaaaaaattgttatgctacgcccactagaagtacgttaggtatgaaactacacgagacccaaaaCTTCTACccttaaaaatacaaaaaaactaaagccaaaataaaatttattgcagGTTGGTTCAAGAAGAGTTATTTCTCTTTTAAATGCTCCACTAGTATTTTAAATTCACAGCTAGAAGACTGGAACCaaaaatgaaacggcgacaaaatattttacagtgctTCCGGAAAATTCCAAGAACTGAACTTGATAAAGCATGTGTAAAACAAAATGGACAACAAGCATTGGATCATGATATTACGACCAAAAATATGAATGATTTGCAAAATAGTAGTCGTGAGGTGGATGAAGAAGTTTCAGCTATTCCAGACTGCTGGAGTATGAATCAATTTATTAactttaaacaaaaatatgatgGTTTAACACTTCGCAATAAAAGACTTGGTTGTGATTACTGTGGTAGATTTCCATCTGAATTAGTAAATTCTAAAGGCATTCACTTGTCAATGGAATGGGCTAATTGCCGAGTTGCAGCTTCAGGAAAGAATAAAAAAGTCCAGCAAGCTTCTCTGCGAAAAAAGATGAATTTACACTTTTCGTCGAAGGCGCACCATATTTGCGTTATGGGGTTGCGGGATTATCCAAATATTATTGCAGATTGCATTGATAATCTAAATAAGAGTTGTATAAATTCTACGATCAAAGTCTTTAATACAGTTTACAGTTTCGCGAAAAAAAGTCGCCCATTTTCTGATATTGAAGATGAAATCGCGctgcaaataaaaaatggagtaGATATGGGCGCAGGACCTCATTGTCGCAAAACTGCTATGAAAATAGTAGACCACATTGCAAGACaaattagaaaagaaatattcacaaaaatcattgaaaaaaacttaaaaatctGTGTTATTATTGATGAAGCGTTAACTGTGTTTAGTAAACCCGTCATTGTAATATTCATAAAGGTCGAAGATTGCAATTTTTCTCCGATGATATTTTTGGATTTAGCTGAATTGGAACAACATGGAGCAGAAGAAATATATGCAACCTTATTAAATAGCTTGCATCTTGTTGGATTCGATGAGGCATATTTGGAAAAAAACCTAATCGCTTTCTGTACCGATGGAGCAAGTGTAATGCTCGGTCGTAGATCTGGATTAGGcataaaactcaaaaataatttcCCTGATATTATTCTTTGGCATTGCTTGAATCATCGCCTGCAACTAGTTTTAGATGCCGCTATCACTGATATAAAACAAGTGAATCACTTGGAAATTTTCATGGATAAAATACACACTATTTTTCATAAGTCAAATAAAAACCAAatggaaattttcaaaatttctgaaGAACTTGGACAGCAAATAGCGGAGATTGGTAGAGTTTCTGGATCAAAATGGTCTGCTTGCAGCTTAGAGTCTGCACTCGCTGTATGGCATGCTTATCCTGCCTTgtggaaatatttttctaaGTTTACCAAACATTCAGGAATGGTTGCTCGTCTTgggaacaaatattttctaGATGATTTAGCATTAATGATTGATATACTGCAAGAATTGTCCTTTCTTTCTGAAGCTCTTCAAGCTAGATGTGTAACTTTGACACAAGCTGAAAAATTAGTACTTGAGTCCATTAAAGCATTTGAACTACTAATAGAAAGTAAAGGgacatttgaaaacaaaattaccgACAGAATTGCTTCTGAGGAATTTAAAGATGTCCAGCTTATTGAAAACCACAAATTTTTATGCCTTCCTCGGAAAAAGCTGCTTGAAGAAATTATCGAAAACATGAGAAAGAAACTAATGGATAATGGTCATTTGACATCAGGAAGTGATGACCAGGAAAACACGGAATTTCATCAAGTGGTAAATTTGTTAGAGTCAGACACCTGGAATACTCAGGAAGTAGTTGTACCCTGGCTTGCTGCTGAAGAAAAACTGTGCAGGTTCACTGACATTTTTCATTATGAAATTCCTGTCAATGATTTCCGTGATTACGTGAAAAATgtattgcaaaattttaaaaaccctGTAATTCCTCGAAGTGTTCAAAAAGCCAAAGCCATAGTAAGCACAATTGCTGTCAGCTCTGCTGAACTGGAAAGAGGCTTCTCCAGTATGAATCATATTTGCTCAGATAAGAGCCTTGTTGTTGAAAATATAGCAAATTTGATGACAATTAACCTTATTGGCCTCCCTTTTGAGATATGGGACGCCGCACCTTATGCTAAAACATGGCTGAGAAACCACGTTGCTGATGATCAAAAGCTACAGCAGAGAGTAGTCCAGGAATATGATTGCAATCAAGTTGCCATTTggaatttactaaaataaaagattttgaATGTGGTATTGTTGGGGCACACGGAACAGACCCCAGTTACTATATTTATACTTTTCAACTACATTCAATTTGTTTAAACTTTTAATTGTGTATTgtttattaatattgaaataaagtGCATTTTTCTCAAGGTCTGATTTTATATAATTCCCAAATGTAGTTTTCATCAAAGTAGTTAGGCCACTTCAATTGTCTTTGAACCAAACTATGCCAATTCCCCCAGTTACACTTGTTTTCAGTATTGCTGACCATATGATTGTGAGTGAGTCACTTGTTCTCATGTTTTCTTTTGGAAATGTTCTCATTGTATTTTATGCCTCGGcttattcaattttcattcattcgtattagaaaataaattttgtttgaatcatctcatccAGTTGCAGAGCCATAGGTTCGGCAACGTTTTCCTAGAATGAGGAAACccgttgttagtgagttcgacaCAACAGAGAacctgtttttaaaatttggaaccACTCCATAAATTCAACCGTGTTTCTCTATGTGTGGTTGGCTTTACAATGTGGCCCATGTATGCAGATGTGCTGGCCCAATTATATTCAATACCTATATATCTTCATGAGTGCGTGGCCCATGTATGCAGATGTGCTGGCCCAATTATATTCAATACCTATATCTTCATGAGTGCGTGGCCCATTTATGCAGATGAAGTGGCCCAATTATATTCAATAACTATATATCTTCATGAGTGTGTGGCCCATTTATGCAGATGTACTGGGTCAATGATATTCAATGACTATATATCTTCATGAGTGTGTGGCCCATTTATGCAGATGTACTGGCCCAATGATATTCAATAACTGTATATCTTCATGAGTGTGTGGCCCATTTATGCAGATGTACTGGCTCAATGATATTCAATGACTATATATCTTCATGAGTGTGTGGCCCATTTATGCAGATGTACTGGCCCAATGATATTCAATAACTATATATCTTCAGGAGTGTTTGGCCCATTTATGCAGATGTACTGGCACAATGATATTTAATAACTATATATCTTCAGGAGTGTTTGGCCCATTCATGCAGATGTACTGGCCTAATGATATTCAATGACTATATATCTTCAGGAATGTTTGGCCC containing:
- the LOC120347923 gene encoding E3 SUMO-protein ligase KIAA1586-like, coding for MKRRQNILQCFRKIPRTELDKACVKQNGQQALDHDITTKNMNDLQNSSREVDEEVSAIPDCWSMNQFINFKQKYDGLTLRNKRLGCDYCGRFPSELVEDCNFSPMIFLDLAELEQHGAEEIYATLLNSLHLVGFDEAYLEKNLIAFCTDGASVMLGRRSGLGIKLKNNFPDIILWHCLNHRLQLVLDAAITDIKQVNHLEIFMDKIHTIFHKSNKNQMEIFKISEELGQQIAEIGRVSGSKWSACSLESALAVWHAYPALWKYFSKFTKHSGMVARLGNKYFLDDLALMIDILQELSFLSEALQARCVTLTQAEKLVLESIKAFELLIESKGTFENKITDRIASEEFKDVQLIENHKFLCLPRKKLLEEIIENMRKKLMDNGHLTSGSDDQENTEFHQVVNLLESDTWNTQEVVVPWLAAEEKLCRFTDIFHYEIPVNDFRDYVKNVLQNFKNPVIPRSVQKAKAIVSTIAVSSAELERGFSSMNHICSDKSLVVENIANLMTINLIGLPFEIWDAAPYAKTWLRNHVADDQKLQQRVVQEYDCNQVAIWNLLK